In a genomic window of Verrucomicrobiota bacterium:
- a CDS encoding HAD family hydrolase: MITTLIYDYDGTLMDSLPTVVHGTNVVLHKYGVLPQTPAQIVEQMRWPTAQRMGMAAGINDGDTSEQMATEFYQTIDLMVENEPGLFRPYAGVTPLLREMNSLKFRQCILSNNKGSLIRKVIHHLGLGPYFETITGEEDMPAPKPDPRGLTKAASPGTTESVYIGDSPVDALTAKNAGMRSIGVTWGIHSRKELETNCIPTFDLLVDSPTEILAVIRDWEK, translated from the coding sequence ATGATTACGACACTCATCTACGATTATGACGGGACATTGATGGATTCCCTACCCACCGTCGTCCACGGGACAAATGTGGTCCTGCACAAATACGGGGTCCTCCCGCAGACTCCCGCACAGATCGTGGAGCAAATGAGATGGCCCACTGCACAGCGCATGGGTATGGCCGCCGGGATCAATGACGGTGATACCTCGGAGCAGATGGCTACTGAGTTTTATCAAACCATCGACCTCATGGTGGAAAATGAACCCGGCCTCTTCCGACCCTACGCAGGAGTGACACCCCTGCTGCGGGAAATGAACTCCCTTAAATTCCGACAATGTATCCTGAGTAATAACAAAGGCTCTCTGATCCGCAAAGTCATCCATCACCTCGGTCTGGGCCCGTATTTCGAGACGATTACCGGGGAAGAAGATATGCCCGCCCCGAAACCCGATCCCCGGGGACTCACCAAGGCCGCCTCACCCGGCACTACTGAATCCGTCTATATCGGGGACAGTCCTGTCGATGCATTAACCGCCAAAAATGCCGGGATGCGCAGTATCGGGGTGACTTGGGGTATTCATTCCCGCAAGGAACTGGAAACAAACTGTATTCCCACCTTTGACCTCCTCGTCGATAGCCCCACAGAAATACTCGCCGTGATCCGGGATTGGGAAAAATAG
- a CDS encoding S1-like domain-containing RNA-binding protein, translated as MAIIGKWNKLRVLRDTSPGMYLDDGHGGDILLPGKYIPRDLREGDDIDVFVYLDSEDRLVATTEKPFATVGEFAALRVAGINRNIGAFLEWGLPKDLLLPFREQLGPLREGQTVVVYIYQDIQSSRLVGTMRLKKHLSQTPPPYTQGQAVNLLVTNPTPLGYSAIIENQYTGLLFNDHLSGPLKVGQKLKGFIQSVRPDGKVDLRLDESGYQKVMPLRDLILLALKRNRGRLELDDKTPPEDIRERFGVSKKTFKQALGALYKERIIIFENQGIRLLDQDSKK; from the coding sequence ATGGCGATCATTGGAAAATGGAATAAACTCAGAGTGCTCCGTGACACTTCTCCCGGTATGTATTTAGATGACGGTCATGGCGGGGATATCCTGCTGCCCGGAAAATATATCCCGCGCGATTTGCGTGAAGGTGATGACATCGATGTCTTTGTTTATCTCGACTCAGAGGATCGCCTGGTCGCGACCACCGAGAAACCATTTGCCACAGTCGGGGAATTTGCCGCCCTGCGAGTGGCGGGGATTAACCGCAATATCGGTGCGTTTTTGGAATGGGGTTTGCCCAAGGATTTGCTCTTACCCTTTCGCGAACAGCTCGGCCCGCTCCGTGAAGGGCAGACCGTCGTCGTCTATATCTATCAAGATATCCAATCCTCCCGCTTGGTCGGGACGATGCGCCTAAAAAAGCATCTCAGCCAGACCCCGCCCCCTTATACACAAGGCCAGGCGGTTAACCTCTTGGTGACGAACCCGACCCCGCTTGGATACAGTGCGATTATCGAGAATCAATACACGGGGTTACTTTTTAACGACCATTTGTCCGGCCCTCTCAAAGTCGGGCAGAAACTCAAAGGATTTATCCAGTCCGTGCGGCCTGACGGGAAAGTCGATCTCCGGCTCGATGAATCCGGCTACCAGAAAGTCATGCCCCTGCGTGATTTGATCCTCCTCGCCCTCAAGAGGAACCGCGGGCGTTTGGAGCTGGATGATAAAACCCCACCGGAAGACATCCGGGAACGTTTCGGTGTCAGTAAAAAAACTTTCAAACAAGCCCTCGGTGCCCTTTACAAGGAGCGCATCATTATTTTTGAAAACCAAGGTATCCGCCTGCTGGATCAGGATAGTAAAAAATAA